From a single Tetrapisispora phaffii CBS 4417 chromosome 15, complete genome genomic region:
- the TPHA0O00720 gene encoding uncharacterized protein (similar to Saccharomyces cerevisiae GBP2 (YCL011C) and HRB1 (YNL004W); ancestral locus Anc_1.408) produces MSDVEYNERRRSRSRSPASRYENSDRDNRRGYYSNDARGSSYRRPVRGYNESRYGDAYSSRRGNSRRTDGRVMRYDDRYESSRYDNGYSDHRGRRNDRYPSGGRGGGRRGGREDRGFRSDDRRSRGYQGGRARGDYGPRLDKDLDSSYEEKVNRNYINSIFVGNLTYDCTPEDLRQLFESIGEVVRADIITSRGHHRGMGTVEFTNPSDVDEAIKEFDGTFFMERQIFVRQDNPPPEESRREKREREPVDFRTNGRNKRDDRATLENNFNGYEILISNLPYSINWQALKDMFKECGTVLRADVDLDEHGYSQGTGVVLMADKEAMERSISKYDGYNIEGNVLEIREGNNNDIKETEDGNEPVSMHTKNENDGENNDKIEDTKSSTKAFLEGVVGGGEKSTLVYCSNLPFSTARSDLYDLFETIGKLKNAELNQDASGAPTGIAVIEYENIDDAEICIDRLNNYNYGGCDLDISYGKRQ; encoded by the coding sequence ATGTCGGACGtagaatataatgaaaGAAGACGTAGTAGGTCAAGGTCGCCAGCCTCCAGATATGAAAATAGTGATAGAGATAATAGAAGGGGTTATTATAGCAATGATGCAAGAGGTTCTTCTTATAGACGTCCTGTAAGAGGTTATAATGAGAGCAGGTATGGAGATGCATACAGTAGCCGTCGTGGTAACAGCAGGAGAACCGATGGCAGGGTTATGAGGTATGATGATAGATACGAGAGCAGTAGATACGATAATGGGTATAGTGATCATAGAGGTAGAAGAAACGACAGATACCCAAGTGGTGGGAGAGGAGGCGGAAGAAGAGGTGGGAGAGAGGATAGAGGTTTCAGAAGTGATGATAGAAGATCTAGAGGCTACCAAGGTGGTCGCGCTAGAGGCGATTATGGTCCAAGATTAGACAAGGATTTAGACTCCTCGTATGAAGAAAAAGTTAATAGAAATTACATCAATAGTATATTTGTCGGTAATTTGACTTATGACTGTACACCTGAAGACTTAAGACAATTGTTCGAAAGCATTGGGGAAGTTGTTAGAGCTGATATCATTACTTCTAGAGGTCACCACAGAGGAATGGGTACAGTTGAATTCACAAATCCTTCCGATGTCGATGAAGCTATTAAAGAGTTCGATGGAACTTTCTTCATGGAACGTCAAATATTTGTAAGACAAGATAATCCTCCACCGGAGGAGTCCCGCAGAGAAAAGAGAGAAAGAGAACCAGTTGACTTTAGAACAAATGGAAGAAACAAAAGGGATGATAGAGCCACCTTAGAGAACAACTTTAATGGATATgagattttaatttccaACCTTCCCTACTCAATCAACTGGCAAGCATTGAAAGATATGTTTAAAGAGTGTGGTACCGTTCTACGTGCAGACGTCGATTTAGACGAGCATGGATACTCTCAAGGTACTGGTGTCGTTTTAATGGCAGACAAAGAAGCTATGGAAAGATCAATTTCTAAATATGATGGTTACAATATTGAGGGTAACGTGCTAGAAATTCGTGAAGGTAATAACAATGATATAAAAGAAACTGAAGATGGTAACGAACCTGTTTCAATGCatacaaaaaatgaaaatgatggcgaaaataatgataaaatagaGGACACTAAAAGCTCGACAAAAGCGTTTCTTGAAGGTGTAGTAGGTGGTGGTGAAAAAAGTACATTAGTTTACTGTAGTAATTTACCGTTCTCTACTGCTAGAAGTGATTTATATGATCTGTTTGAAACTATTGGTAAACTAAAGAACGCAGAATTGAATCAAGATGCAAGTGGTGCACCAACCGGTATTGCTGTTATCGAGTACgaaaatattgatgatgCTGAAATCTGTATCGATAGACTGAATAACTACAATTACGGTGGATGCGATTTAGATATATCATATGGTAAAAGACAATGA
- the RCK2 gene encoding serine/threonine protein kinase RCK2 (similar to Saccharomyces cerevisiae RCK1 (YGL158W) and RCK2 (YLR248W); ancestral locus Anc_1.390): MFKLKTFFGKKKQDIKESGDSIKKQQPIVNNDKKSNVDNINNANTDGSTSSLSKTSLSSSIVAEGDDIAVVNNKDSSRKVPDESVPPRTTKREHIDIDLVSSGSNISNADLLSGDDDDDDSQLNIPDAIFIEQNELKGYKLINKIGTGAFSKVFRAIPSKETFVNKHYNEVAIKVIKKDDLASITGNTSASSINHNDKSLKNQKNTKSSSREQVLKEVAIHQAVSTNCENIVSFVEFQESEGYYYIVQELLSGGEIFSEIVRLTYFSEDLARHVIKQLAIAVKHLHSMGVVHRDIKPENLLFETIDFVPSKKPQLRKSDDPNTKVDEGEFTINVGAGSIGTVKLVDFGLSKQIHSANTQTPCGTIGYTAPEVVKDEKYSMKVDMWGIGCVLYTILCGFPPFYDEKINVLTEKIANGNFTFLNPWWDEISDGAKHAVSKLLEVNPENRYDADEFLNDPWLNNYDCLKNHPEHQNELVAKQQMLQKKKKRMLKKVLQKDNSILYSPAAVAMRDAFDISNAVQRIEDDRFNMNKTLDELNEEEELDIQFDNSKANPFNVNKLEEDMFELKLNTSTIINRRKNKNAPLA, from the coding sequence ATGTTTAAATTAAAGACATTTTTTGGTAAGAAAAAACaagatataaaagaatCAGGGGATTCAAtcaaaaaacaacaaccaattgtaaataatgacaaaaaatcaaatgttgataatataaataatgcaAATACAGATGGATCGACATCAAGTTTATCGAAAACTAGTTTATCGAGTTCTATTGTCGCAGAAGGAGATGATATAGCTGTAGTTAATAACAAGGACAGTAGTAGAAAAGTACCTGATGAATCAGTTCCACCACGTACTACAAAAAGGGAAcatattgatattgatcTTGTCAGTAGTGGTTCGAATATATCAAATGCTGATTTACTATCAGGTGACGACGACGACGACGATAGTCAACTGAATATCCCAGATGCGATATTTATCGAACAAAACGAATTGAAAGGgtataaattaataaacaaaattgGTACCGGTGCCTTTTCAAAAGTGTTCAGGGCTATTCCTTCAAAGGAAACATTCGTTAATAAACATTATAATGAAGTCGCTATAAAAGTGATTAAAAAAGATGACTTAGCATCGATTACAGGTAATACTAGTGCATCTAGTATTAATCACAATGATaaatctttgaaaaatcaaaaaaacacaaaaagTTCATCAAGAGAACAAGTATTAAAAGAAGTGGCCATTCACCAAGCTGTCTCTACAAATTGTGAGAATATTGTTTCTTTCGTAGAGTTTCAAGAAAGTGAaggttattattatattgtaCAAGAATTATTAAGCGGTGGTGAGATTTTCAGTGAAATTGTTAGATTAACTTATTTCAGTGAAGATTTAGCAAGGCATGTCATAAAACAATTAGCAATAGCTGTGAAACATTTACATTCAATGGGTGTTGTTCATCGTGATATTAAACCCGAGaatcttttatttgaaacaattgaCTTTGTTCCTTCAAAGAAACCACAGCTAAGAAAATCAGATGATCCCAATACTAAAGTCGATGAAGGTGAATTCACTATCAACGTCGGTGCCGGTAGTATTGGTACAGTTAAATTAGTTGATTTTGGCTTGTCTAAACAAATACATTCAGCAAACACTCAGACTCCATGTGGTACCATTGGTTACACAGCTCCAGAAGTTGTTAAGGATGAAAAATACTCAATGAAAGTTGATATGTGGGGGATTGGTTGTGTTTTATATACGATACTGTGTGGGTTCCCGCCATTTTatgatgaaaaaattaatgtCCTAACTGAAAAGATTGCAAATGGTAACTTCACATTTTTAAATCCATGGTGGGATGAAATTAGTGATGGTGCTAAGCATGCGGTTTCTAAATTACTAGAAGTGAACCCAGAGAACAGATATGATGCAGATGAATTTCTAAATGATCCATGGTTGAACAATTACGACTGTTTAAAGAACCACCCTGAACATCAAAACGAATTAGTCGCAAAACAACAAATGCtgcaaaagaagaagaaacgCATGTTGAAGAAAGTATTGCAAAAGGACAACTCAATATTGTATTCCCCAGCAGCTGTTGCCATGAGAGATGCATTCGACATCAGTAATGCAGTACAAAGAATTGAAGATGATAGATTCAATATGAACAAAACGCTTGATGAATTGAATGAGGAAGAGGAATTGGATATCCAATTTGACAACAGCAAGGCTAACCCATTCAACGTTAATAAACTAGAAGAGGATATGtttgaattgaaattaaatacaTCCACAATTATAAACAGAAGGAAGAATAAAAACGCCCCATTAGCATAA
- the SSP120 gene encoding nucleobindin SSP120 (similar to Saccharomyces cerevisiae SSP120 (YLR250W); ancestral locus Anc_1.393) → MKLSNILLLGSSLVFNIVAADVAANKNPEVNVEVETPPEGLSWEEWHMQHEHQMKEYDPESFFALHDIKKKGYFDDDDILALYGLNRGEVVGKGDGMGEHDSSELIDEENSKRVVTFIKKLLDVDDDSRIAKEEYLAFAKKGHKFPDLGVGVGHHADFELEYELHHWNKFHRDTDPDVKNVHKEDIEHELLHHFHEIEHEEKVQRGASKGTVITDDELESRIDIKNIPKKFKNGFF, encoded by the coding sequence ATGAAGCTTTCTAATATACTGTTACTAGGATCTAGCCTAGTGTTCAATATCGTGGCTGCCGATGTTGCTGCCAATAAAAATCCTGAAGTTAATGTCGAGGTTGAAACTCCACCAGAGGGTTTATCATGGGAAGAATGGCATATGCAGCATGAACATCAAATGAAAGAATATGATCCAGAGAGCTTTTTTGCATTACACGATATCAAGAAGAAAGGTTATTTTGATGACGACGATATCTTAGCATTGTATGGTTTGAATCGTGGTGAAGTCGTTGGTAAAGGTGACGGTATGGGTGAACATGATAGTTCTGAACTTatagatgaagaaaattctAAAAGGGTTGTTACATTCATCAAGAAGTTATTAGATGTTGATGACGATAGCAGAATCGCTaaagaagaatatttaGCTTTTGCTAAGAAAGGTCATAAATTCCCAGACTTGGGTGTTGGTGTTGGTCACCATGCTGACTTCGAATTAGAATACGAATTACATCATTGGAATAAATTCCATAGAGATACCGACCCTGATGTTAAGAATGTTCACAAAGAAGACATTGAACATGAACTATTACATCATTTCCATGAAATTGAACACGAAGAGAAAGTTCAAAGAGGCGCTTCTAAAGGTACTGTCATAACTGATGATGAATTGGAATCAAGAATTGATATCAAGAACATTCCAAAGAAATTCAAGAATGGTTTCTTTTAA
- the LST8 gene encoding TOR complex subunit LST8 (similar to Saccharomyces cerevisiae LST8 (YNL006W); ancestral locus Anc_1.399) has translation MSVILVSAGYDHTIRFWEALTGVCSRTIQHPDSQVNKLEITNDKKLLAAAGSNNIKLYDVNTSNSNPIASFDGHKNNVTSINFQVENKWMVTSSEDNTIKLWDIRSPSSPRTYKHNCPVNEVIIHPNQGELISCDKDGNIRIWDLGENQCTHQLTPEDNDISIQSISLANDGSMLVAANNKGNCYVWDMPNKIDASNLKPITKFKAHDSYITKILLSSDVKYMATCSADHTARIWSVEDNFTLDKTLTGHQRWVWDCAFSADSAYLVTASSDHYVRLWDLSTNEIVRQYSGHQKGATCVALNDI, from the coding sequence ATGTCTGTTATTTTAGTCTCAGCAGGTTATGATCACACTATTCGATTCTGGGAAGCTCTTACAGGTGTTTGTTCGAGAACTATCCAACATCCAGACTCACAGGTTAATAAGTTGGAAATTACCAACGACAAAAAACTGCTTGCTGCTGCAGGTTCGAATAACATTAAATTGTATGATGTGAACACTTCTAATTCAAATCCGATCGCTTCCTTTGATGGtcataaaaataatgttacTTCTATAAATTTCCAAGTGGAGAACAAGTGGATGGTGACATCAAGTGAGGATAATACAATCAAACTGTGGGATATTAGATCTCCAAGCTCACCCAGAACTTATAAGCATAATTGTCCTGTTAATGAAGTTATAATACATCCAAACCAAGGCGAATTGATCTCGTGTGATAAGGATGGGAATATAAGAATTTGGGATTTAGGTGAAAACCAGTGCACTCATCAATTGACTCCAGAAGACAACGATATCTCTATAcaatcaatttcattagCAAACGATGGATCAATGCTTGTTGCGGCAAATAATAAAGGAAATTGTTATGTCTGGGATATGCCAAATAAGATAGACGcatcaaatttgaaaccTATAACAAAATTCAAAGCACACGATTCTTACATCACAAAAATTTTGCTTTCTTCAGATGTGAAGTACATGGCAACATGCTCTGCTGACCACACCGCAAGAATATGGTCCGTCGAGGATAACTTTACTTTGGATAAGACTTTAACAGGCCATCAGAGATGGGTATGGGATTGTGCTTTTTCTGCAGACAGTGCTTATTTGGTCACTGCATCATCGGACCATTATGTTAGATTATGGGATTTATCAACCAACGAAATAGTCAGGCAATACAGTGGACACCAAAAGGGTGCTACTTGCGTAgcattaaatgatatttaa
- the PYP1 gene encoding putative phosphoric monoester hydrolase (similar to Saccharomyces cerevisiae YNL010W; ancestral locus Anc_1.395), with amino-acid sequence MVKSVIFTDFDGTITLQDSNDHLVDSTGIGKERRLKIFEGIIDGSKTFREAFTEMMDSVKLPYEDCIKILEKDISLDPGFKDTFNWAQENNVPIIVVSSGTAAIIRHLIGKFLGEENLDKLDIVANDIEYSDDGEWHVKYRDETGFGHDKSRTITEYKNKFEAQLKAGEERPTYFYCGDGVSDLSAAKECDLLFARAGKDLITYCKNENVPYHEFTTFADILAGMKQVLNGEKTVVQLMDN; translated from the coding sequence atggttAAGAGTGTTATTTTTACTGATTTTGATGGTACCATCACTTTACAAGATTCCAACGATCATTTGGTCGATTCCACTGGTATTGGTAAGGAAAGAAGATTGAAGATATTTGAAGGTATAATCGATGGCAGTAAGACTTTCAGAGAAGCCTTTACCGAAATGATGGATTCAGTGAAGCTTCCATACGAAGATTGTATCAAGATCTTGgaaaaagatatttcaCTAGATCCAGGTTTCAAAGACACTTTTAATTGGGCTCAAGAAAATAATGTGCCTATCATTGTTGTCTCTAGTGGTACTGCCGCAATTATTCGTCATTTAATTGGCAAGTTCTTGGGTGAAGAAAACTTAGATAAGCTTGACATTGTTGCCAACGACATTGAATATTCCGATGATGGTGAATGGCACGTCAAGTACAGAGATGAAACTGGATTCGGTCACGATAAATCCAGAACGATCACTGAATACAAGAACAAATTTGAAGCTCAATTGAAAGCTGGTGAAGAAAGACCAACCTACTTCTACTGTGGTGATGGTGTTTCTGATTTAAGTGCCGCTAAGGAATGTGACCTTTTATTTGCCAGAGCAGGTAAAGATCTAATCACTTATTGTAAGAACGAAAATGTCCCATACCATGAATTCACCACTTTTGCTGACATCCTAGCAGGCATGAAACAAGTTCTAAATGGTGAAAAGACCGTAGTTCAATTGATGGACAATTAA
- the HEF3 gene encoding translation elongation factor EF-3 (similar to Saccharomyces cerevisiae YEF3 (YLR249W) and HEF3 (YNL014W); ancestral locus Anc_1.391), whose protein sequence is MSDSEQSVKVLNELFEKLSVATPETRGEVSVEVSSFLNGGIIEHDIPEQFFAQLNKALKDKKVAANALSAIAHIASEANLSPSVEPYIVATVPEICAKCGDKDKDVQALASDALVAVVKAINPVAVKVLLPHLTNALSSTNKWQEKISILAAISALVDTAKTQVALRMPELIPVLSEAMWDTKKEVKDAATATIAKATETVENKDIEKFIPKLIACIADPNQVTETVHLLGATTFVAEVTPATLSVMVPLLARGLAERETSIKRKAAVIIDNMCKLVEDPQVVAPFLGKLLPGLKNNFATIADPEAREVTLRGLKTLRRVGNVGENDELPEVSHAGDVKTTSAVLRNLLKDVKIAPRFEIVVEYVAAMGADLIDERVIDQQAWFVNILQYMTIFLHEREAKDILDDFRKLAVDNIPVGPNFDEEEDEGEDLCNCEFSLAYGAKILLNKTQLRLKRGVRYGLCGPNGAGKSTLMRAIANGQVDGFPTQEECRTVYVEHDIDGTHADTSVVDFVFEGNVGTKEVIVAKLIEFGFTDEMINMPISALSGGWKMKLALARAVLKNADILLLDEPTNHLDTVNVAWLENYLNTCGITSINISHDSGFLDNVCQYIINYEGLKLRKYRGNMTEFVKKCPTAQAYFELAASDLEFRFPEPGYLEGVKTKQKAIVKVSNMTFQYPGTSKPQISDISFQCSLSSRIAVIGPNGAGKSTLINVLTGELLPTEGEVYTHENCRIAYIKQHAFAHIESHLDKTPSEYIQWRFQTGEDRETMDRANRQINESDAEAMNKIFKIEGTPRRIQEILSRRKFKNTYEYECSFYLGENIGMKSERWVPMMSVDNAWIPRGELVESHSKMVAEVDMKEALASGQFRPLTRKEIEEHCAMLGLDAELVSHSRIRGLSGGQKVKLVLAAGTWQRPHLIVLDEPTNYLDRDSLGALSKALKAFEGGVIIITHSAEFTKDLTEEVWAVKDGIMTPSGHNWVTGQGAGPRIEKKDDEGDKFDAMGNKIASAKKKSKLSSAELRKKKKERMKKKKELGDAYVSSDEDF, encoded by the coding sequence ATGTCTGATTCTGAACAATCCGTTAAAGTTCTAAATGAACTTTTCGAAAAATTGTCTGTTGCTACTCCAGAAACAAGAGGTGAAGTCTCCGTTGAGGTTTCTTCCTTCTTAAACGGTGGTATCATTGAACACGATATTCCAGAACAATTCTTTGCTCAATTGAACAAAGCTTTGAAAGATAAGAAGGTTGCTGCCAACGCTTTATCTGCTATCGCCCATATTGCTAGCGAAGCTAACTTGTCTCCATCTGTTGAACCATACATTGTTGCTACTGTTCCAGAAATCTGTGCCAAGTGTGGTGACAAAGATAAGGACGTCCAGGCTTTGGCTTCCGATGCTTTGGTTGCCGTTGTCAAGGCCATCAACCCAGTTGCTGTCAAGGTCTTGTTACCTCACTTAACCAACGCTTTGTCTTCCACCAACAAATGGCAAGAAAAGATCTCTATTTTGGCTGCCATTTCTGCTTTGGTCGACACTGCTAAGACCCAAGTTGCTTTAAGAATGCCTGAGTTAATCCCAGTCTTGTCTGAAGCCATGTGGGACACCAAGAAGGAAGTCAAGGACGCTGCTACTGCCACCATCGCCAAGGCTACCGAAACCGTCGAAAACAAGGATATCGAAAAGTTTATTCCAAAGTTGATCGCCTGTATCGCTGATCCAAATCAAGTTACAGAAACTGTCCATTTGTTAGGTGCTACTACTTTCGTTGCCGAAGTTACTCCAGCTACTTTATCCGTTATGGTTCCATTATTAGCCAGAGGTTTAGCTGAAAGAGAAACCTCCATCAAGCGTAAAGCTGCTGTCATTATCGATAACATGTGTAAGTTAGTCGAAGACCCACAAGTTGTCGCTCCTTTCTTAGGTAAATTATTACCAGGTTTGAAGAATAACTTCGCTACCATTGCTGATCCAGAAGCTAGAGAAGTTACTTTAAGAGGTCTAAAGACTTTAAGAAGAGTCGGTAACGTCGGTGAAAACGATGAATTACCAGAAGTTTCTCACGCTGGTGATGTCAAGACTACTTCCGCTGTCTTAAGAAACTTATTGAAGGACGTCAAGATTGCTCCAAGATTCGAAATTGTTGTCGAATACGTTGCTGCTATGGGTGCTgatttaattgatgaaagAGTTATTGACCAACAAGCTTGGTTCGTTAACATCTTACAATACATGACTATTTTCTTACACGAAAGAGAAGCCAAGGACATCTTAGATGACTTCAGAAAATTAGCTGTTGACAACATCCCAGTTGGTCCAAACTTCgacgaagaagaagatgaaggTGAAGATTTATGTAACTGTGAGTTCTCCCTAGCTTACGGTGCTAAGATCTTATTAAACAAGACTCAATTAAGATTAAAGAGAGGTGTTAGATACGGTTTATGTGGTCCAAATGGTGCTGGTAAATCTACTCTAATGAGAGCTATTGCTAACGGTCAAGTTGACGGTTTCCCAACTCAAGAAGAATGTAGAACCGTTTACGTTGAACACGATATCGATGGTACTCACGCTGACACTTCCGTCGTTGACTTCGTCTTCGAAGGTAATGTCGGTACCAAGGAAGTTATTGTAgctaaattaattgaattcGGTTTCACCGATGAAATGATTAACATGCCAATTTCCGCTCTATCCGGTGGTTGGAAGATGAAGTTAGCTTTAGCTAGAGCCGTCTTAAAGAACGCTGATatcttattattagatgaacCAACTAACCATTTAGATACTGTTAACGTCGCTTGGTTAGAAAACTACTTAAACACTTGTGGTATCACATCTATTAACATTTCCCATGACTCAGGTTTCTTAGACAACGTTTGTCAATACATTATCAACTACGAAGGTTtgaaattaagaaaataCAGAGGTAACATGACTGAATTCGTTAAGAAGTGCCCAACTGCTCAAGCTTACTTCGAATTGGCCGCTTCTGACTTGGAATTCAGATTCCCAGAACCAGGTTACTTAGAAGGTGTCAAGACTAAGCAAAAGGCTATTGTCAAGGTCTCCAACATGACTTTCCAATACCCAGGTACTTCCAAGCCACAAATCTCTGACATTTCTTTCCAATGTTCCTTATCTTCCAGAATTGCCGTCATTGGTCCAAATGGTGCTGGTAAGTCCACTTTGATTAACGTCTTAACTGGTGAATTATTGCCAACTGAAGGTGAAGTCTACACTCACGAAAATTGTAGAATTGCCTACATTAAGCAACATGCTTTCGCTCATATCGAATCCCATTTAGACAAAACTCCATCTGAATATATCCAATGGAGATTCCAAACCGGTGAAGATAGAGAAACCATGGACAGAGCTAACAGACAGATCAACGAAAGTGATGCTGAAGCTATGAACAAGATCTTCAAGATTGAGGGTACTCCAAGAAGAATTCAAGAAATTCTATCGAGAAGAAAGTTCAAGAACACTTACGAATATGAATGTTCTTTCTACTTAGGTGAAAACATAGGTATGAAATCCGAAAGATGGGTTCCAATGATGTCTGTTGACAACGCTTGGATTCCAAGAGGTGAATTAGTCGAATCTCATTCTAAGATGGTTGCTGAAGTTGATATGAAGGAAGCTTTAGCTTCTGGTCAATTCCGTCCATTAACCAGAAAGGAAATTGAAGAACATTGTGCCATGTTAGGTCTAGATGCTGAATTAGTTTCCCATTCCAGAATCAGAGGTTTATCTGGTGGTCAAAAAGTTAAGTTAGTCTTAGCTGCTGGTACTTGGCAAAGACCTCATTTAATTGTCTTAGATGAACCAACTAACTATCTAGACAGAGATTCCTTAGGTGCTTTATCCAAGGCTTTGAAGGCTTTCGAAGGTGGtgttattatcattactCACTCTGCTGAATTCACCAAGGATTTAACTGAAGAAGTCTGGGCCGTCAAGGACGGTATCATGACTCCATCTGGTCATAACTGGGTTACCGGTCAAGGTGCTGGTCCAAGAATCGAAAAGAAGGATGACGAAGGTGACAAATTCGATGCTATGGGTAACAAGATCGCTAGTGCCAAGAAGAAGAGTAAGTTATCTTCTGCTGAAttaagaaagaagaagaaggaaagaatgaagaagaagaaggaaTTAGGTGATGCTTACGTTTCATCCGATGAAGATTTCTAA
- the MRP7 gene encoding mitochondrial 54S ribosomal protein bL27m (similar to Saccharomyces cerevisiae MRP7 (YNL005C); ancestral locus Anc_1.410), with product MSLFTGIKGLQGKNFACNVLVQVRNSTKKAAGSRTSMKDSAGRRLGPKKYEGQTVRSGEIIMRQRGTKFFPGENVGIGKDHTIFATEPGVVRYYLDPFHPKRKFIGVSLKRDVPLPIPHFEPSVRRFGRQIIPDGSRSQEIYEIGKGESKSRFQIANQSKILKELEYRETKRAQLSKEFNDFVSKTVKSPLSDSDTAIKYLLRYRSCLRNGFNLNDSQFNAKQYFILQTELLAKREKWDSAKLSDTLETLNKDIELLNSSIGFDNKHQIMEFISESDKKQMKNHLIEELKKLTLDSSNSDFKLTKKSREEIKKLFVNASKFLTLSEEVHLRRQYLKPVLPENKFTVSEKPSKGSVVVRRFNYEKHEVTTMSRPKEAFLNRL from the coding sequence ATGTCGTTGTTTACTGGGATCAAGGGTTTACAAGGCAAGAACTTCGCTTGCAATGTTTTGGTACAAGTACGTAACTCGACTAAGAAAGCTGCTGGGTCTAGGACTTCCATGAAGGATTCTGCCGGTCGAAGGTTAGGTCctaaaaaatatgaagGACAGACTGTGAGATCTGGGGAGATTATTATGAGGCAGCGTGGTACTAAGTTCTTCCCTGGTGAAAACGTAGGAATTGGTAAGGATCATACAATCTTTGCCACGGAACCAGGTGTGGTTCGTTATTATTTGGATCCATTCCATCCGAAGAGAAAGTTTATTGGCGTGTCTTTGAAGAGAGACGTTCCGTTGCCAATTCCTCACTTTGAGCCAAGCGTGAGAAGGTTTGGTCGTCAAATTATTCCAGACGGCTCGAGAAGTCAAGAGATTTATGAAATTGGTAAAGGAGAAAGTAAGTCAAGGTTCCAAATTGCAAACCAATCTAAGATTCTGAAAGAACTAGAGTACCGTGAAACGAAGAGAGCTCAATTGTCTAAggaatttaatgattttgttTCGAAAACAGTGAAGTCACCTCTTTCTGATTCCGATACTGCAATCAAGTATTTGTTACGTTATAGATCTTGCTTAAGAAATGGCtttaatttgaatgatTCACAGTTCAATGcaaaacaatatttcatACTACAGACAGAATTGCTAGCTAAGAGGGAAAAGTGGGACTCTGCAAAATTGAGCGACACTTTAGAAACTTTAAACAAAGATATTGAACTTCTAAACAGCTCAATCGGGTTTGACAATAAACACCAGATAATGGAGTTTATCAGTGAATCAGATAAGAAACAAATGAAGAATCACTTAATCGAAGagttgaaaaaattaactcTTGATAGTAGTAACTCCGATTTCAAATTAACAAAGAAATCCAGAGAAGAGATCAAGAAACTATTTGTAAACGCATCAAAGTTTTTAACATTATCAGAAGAAGTTCATCTCCGCAGACAGTATTTAAAACCTGTTTTACCTGAGAACAAGTTTACTGTCTCTGAGAAACCAAGTAAAGGGTCAGTAGTAGTAAGACGTTTCAACTATGAAAAGCACGAAGTTACAACTATGTCAAGACCAAAAGAAGCCTTTTTGAACAGACTTTGA